TTAGTTAGATCTGAAAACTGAATTCCGATTAATAACTTATTTGTCATAATCTCTCTTTCGTCATACTGTATTTTTATATGATCTGGCTTGATTGCCAACATATAAGAAGACTTTCCATTAACGCCCTGAAATGGAACGATATGTATTCGTCCCTCCCATTTTTTCGGGACAGCATCAAAGTCCAAAAGATCAGATGCCTTAGTTATAGCTTCCCATTCATCTTCTGAAAACCATTGCTTTAAAAACGGTTCATCACAGATAACAACTGGGCTTTTTGTAAGAGGATCAACCAATTGATTTCCACTATCAATGTATCCTGTTGTCGAAATTGCCTTATTATTAATTTCTAATGTAGTGGGATAAAACTGATCATACCGAATTTTTTCCGCTGCGTGCTTGTCCATACTTTTTTTCGTAAAGTGCCAAACAATTGGAAAACATATGACAACGAATATCCAACTGATTGGATCCCCGTATCCTTTATTAAACGTTAGAACTCCACTCGAAGAAACAGCGAATGGGCTTTCCAGCATAAAGTGCAGGGCAATTAACCCACCTCCGATAGTAAAAGTAACAAAGTAGAATAAAAACAGGAGACGGAACAATTGATATACAGAACGATAACGACAGAAACTCAATATTATTAAAATTGAATACATAAACTTCCCAACTACGCTAGTAATCAATGAATCTGGGAAATAGATTGAAATCGGAACGATCATGGAAGCAACAAACGAACCTAGAATAATCCTTTTCTTACTAGCACTTTCTTTTGCTAAGATAAGTGTAAGCATAATGAGCATCATATCAAACAAAAAATTGAGCAGCCATATTACATCAACATAAATTGCCACTTCTCCCTTCCTTTCCATCCTATTGAATTTCTGGCTTTAGCTGAATAATTAAAAGTATAAGGGAGGTGGATAAAAAAGTCTGTCGCTTCTTGTATGCAAAAAAGGGCTATTTTTAACTTCTTATCAACAGGATTGTCGGAGGGGTAGGATACAGGAGAAGCACAGGTTCCCACAATTGATGGATGATTAAAAAAGCAGCCAGACTGGGTGAAATACCAGTTTGGCTGCCCTGAATCATTCAATCTACTTTTATCGATTGCGGTTACGGTTACGTAAGAAGGTTGGAATGTCTAAAGCATCGTCTTCTTGTTTCACACGATTAGGCTGTTGTTGCTGCTGCTGCGACTGCTGTTGCTGCGGTTGTTGTCTTTCTCTTGGAGCCTCATCAAATTGTCTTGTTGCAGCTTGCTGTTTATGATTAATAATCGGCCGTTGTTTTGGTGTGTTATCAATTTTTTGATTTTCATCAAATCCTGTTGCAATAACAGTAACAATAATTTCATCTTTTAAATTTTCGTTGATCACTGAACCAAATATGACATTTACTTCATTATCTGCAGCAGAAGTTACTAAATCAGCTGCTTCCTGCACTTCATATAAACTTAAATTATCTCCGCCTGTAATATTCATAAGAATACCGTGGGCTCCATCAATCGAAGTTTCAAGTAACGGTGAAGATATTGCTTTTTTCGCGGCTTCAGTGGCACGACTTTCTCCGGTAGCAACACCAATGCCCATTAATGCAGACCCTTTATCAAACATAATTGTTTTAACATCAGCAAAGTCTACATTAATCAGTCCTGGTTTTGCGATTAAATCAGAAATGCCTTGTACACCTTGACGGAGAACATTGTCCGCCTCACGGAATGCTTCTAGCATCGGTGTGTTTTTATCAACAATTTCAAGCAGACGATCATTCGGAATGACAATTAAAGTATCGACACTACTCTTTAATGCATCAATTCCCGAAACTGCCTGTACAGATCTGCGCCGGCCTTCAAAGGTAAACGGACGTGTTACAACACCGACTGTTAATGCTCCAATTTCTTTTGCGATTTGAGCAATTACTGGCGCTGCACCGGTACCAGTACCGCCGCCCATCCCAGCGGTTACAAAAATCATATCTGCACCTTGCAGTATTTCTTCAATTTGTTCTTTATTTTCCTCAGCAGCTTTTTTACCAACCTCTGGATTAGCTCCTGCACCAAGTCCGCGTGTCAGTTTTCCGCCAATTTGCAGCTTCACTTCCGCCTTGGAAAGATTTAATGCCTGTGCGTCCGTATTAACTGCAATAAATTCGACACCTTCCACACCATGTTCTATCATTCGGTTAACAGCGTTGCTTCCACCGCCACCAACACCAATAACTTTAATTGTTGCTAACTGATCCATATTTGTATCAAACTCTAACATATCCGTTCCTCCTAAATTTGCAAAATTACAAGAGTTTATCACAAGTAGTTACTGAAACACTATATTAATCAAAGAAATATTTGAAAATATTAGCGATTCCTGATTCTTTTTTCGTTTTTTCCTTTGGTTCTTT
This Virgibacillus phasianinus DNA region includes the following protein-coding sequences:
- the spoIIGA gene encoding sigma-E processing peptidase SpoIIGA: MAIYVDVIWLLNFLFDMMLIMLTLILAKESASKKRIILGSFVASMIVPISIYFPDSLITSVVGKFMYSILIILSFCRYRSVYQLFRLLFLFYFVTFTIGGGLIALHFMLESPFAVSSSGVLTFNKGYGDPISWIFVVICFPIVWHFTKKSMDKHAAEKIRYDQFYPTTLEINNKAISTTGYIDSGNQLVDPLTKSPVVICDEPFLKQWFSEDEWEAITKASDLLDFDAVPKKWEGRIHIVPFQGVNGKSSYMLAIKPDHIKIQYDEREIMTNKLLIGIQFSDLTKDQRYHCLLHPQIIKLAAVHSA
- the ftsZ gene encoding cell division protein FtsZ — protein: MLEFDTNMDQLATIKVIGVGGGGSNAVNRMIEHGVEGVEFIAVNTDAQALNLSKAEVKLQIGGKLTRGLGAGANPEVGKKAAEENKEQIEEILQGADMIFVTAGMGGGTGTGAAPVIAQIAKEIGALTVGVVTRPFTFEGRRRSVQAVSGIDALKSSVDTLIVIPNDRLLEIVDKNTPMLEAFREADNVLRQGVQGISDLIAKPGLINVDFADVKTIMFDKGSALMGIGVATGESRATEAAKKAISSPLLETSIDGAHGILMNITGGDNLSLYEVQEAADLVTSAADNEVNVIFGSVINENLKDEIIVTVIATGFDENQKIDNTPKQRPIINHKQQAATRQFDEAPRERQQPQQQQSQQQQQQPNRVKQEDDALDIPTFLRNRNRNR